The DNA window GCGGTCAGTCAAACTATCGGTAAAAATGGAATTACCCGAATTTGTTTCGTACGAAGATGAGCGGTACATGTCGGGCATGTATTCCCATCCCGGACTGTTAGGAACATTGTTGCAGGAAGAAGCAAGTATTATGTACGATGTACAAAGTACAAAGTACAACTTACCTACGTTTAACCATTTTTGAAATTTTCCTTTCATAATACTTTATACTTAATACTTTGTACTTGTATTAAACTATTTTTATTTCACTCGCTCCGGTTTCTCTCAGCAATCGTGAAACCTTATCTGTATCATTTGTTTCAATCCACATCAAAAATTTATCGTCTGTTGTCCGTGGGTCAGGATTTTTCGGTTTCACGCCAGGGAAAATCCAGCTTCTGAAAAGAAGCGTCCAGAACATAAAATGCGCTGCGCAGAACACGGTAAACTCAAACAAGACAGGTATCCAGGCAGGAACATTGTGATAAAAAGTCCAGTTGGGTTTGCCTCCAACATCCATCGCCCAATCATGAATCATCATATACCACACTCCGAGACAGCTCAAGCCCAACGCTGTCAAGCCATAAAGGAATGCGCATATTGCGATGCGCGTTCGGGGAACGTGAAGCGCTTCCGGAAGTCCGTGTACCGCAAAAGGTGTGAAGACTTCTTTCACGCTGATTCCAGCCGCATGAATTTTCTTTGCCGCGCTTACCAGCACCTCATCGTCATCGTAAATTGCGTGTATTGATTTTGTACTCATAAATATTAATGAGGATGGTTATCGTTTTTGT is part of the Bacteroidota bacterium genome and encodes:
- a CDS encoding DUF3341 domain-containing protein, whose amino-acid sequence is MSTKSIHAIYDDDEVLVSAAKKIHAAGISVKEVFTPFAVHGLPEALHVPRTRIAICAFLYGLTALGLSCLGVWYMMIHDWAMDVGGKPNWTFYHNVPAWIPVLFEFTVFCAAHFMFWTLLFRSWIFPGVKPKNPDPRTTDDKFLMWIETNDTDKVSRLLRETGASEIKIV